The following are encoded in a window of uncultured Sphaerochaeta sp. genomic DNA:
- a CDS encoding iron-containing alcohol dehydrogenase, giving the protein MDQMKRAYTLLNDWKGDSYVHGLGVLDQVGPLAAGFGKRALVVSNTTYMKPVADRVVSYLNAAGVELAGNMIAPDAKPNAPREDVYRLESYILHTKPDCIVVIGGGSAIDAVKAANALATLGAKVTPEIDHYFGTNVVSKALDETGSSLIPVIAVQTSASSGAHLTKYSNVTDPVAGQKKLIVDNAVVPTVGLFDYETTVSMPISVTIDGALDAIAHTFEVFCGAKEETYEKTREIAECAISLVAEYAKVLVDDPKNVKAREAIGLATDLGGYAIMIGGTSGAHLTSFSLVDIVSHGTACGIMNPYYAVLYSKAIQKQLKVVGSIFAEFGFGSSVDNLEGEELAVAVAEAMIAFSKSIKAPSKLNDLKGFSEAHIERALNAAKDPQLAMKLQNMPVPMSSSDVDTYMEPLLRAAASGDLSLIKAM; this is encoded by the coding sequence ATGGATCAAATGAAACGTGCCTATACACTCTTGAATGATTGGAAAGGGGACTCATATGTCCACGGCCTGGGAGTGCTTGACCAGGTAGGACCACTGGCCGCAGGGTTCGGCAAGCGTGCCCTCGTGGTAAGCAACACTACCTATATGAAGCCGGTTGCAGACCGGGTTGTTTCCTACCTCAATGCCGCAGGTGTTGAACTTGCCGGTAATATGATCGCTCCCGATGCAAAGCCCAATGCCCCCCGTGAGGATGTCTATCGTCTGGAGTCATATATCCTACACACCAAGCCCGATTGCATCGTCGTTATCGGCGGTGGTTCGGCCATCGATGCAGTGAAGGCAGCCAATGCATTGGCTACCCTTGGCGCAAAGGTGACCCCCGAGATCGACCACTACTTTGGAACCAATGTGGTAAGCAAGGCCCTTGATGAGACCGGCTCTTCCCTGATCCCTGTCATTGCAGTGCAGACCAGTGCATCCAGTGGTGCCCACCTGACCAAGTATTCCAACGTTACCGACCCGGTAGCCGGACAGAAGAAACTTATCGTGGACAACGCAGTCGTCCCTACTGTTGGACTGTTTGACTATGAGACAACGGTCAGCATGCCGATCAGCGTAACCATCGACGGAGCCCTTGATGCCATTGCACACACCTTCGAGGTGTTCTGTGGAGCAAAGGAAGAGACCTACGAGAAGACCCGTGAGATTGCCGAGTGCGCCATCAGCCTGGTGGCAGAGTATGCAAAGGTACTGGTTGATGATCCCAAGAATGTGAAGGCACGTGAGGCTATCGGCCTTGCCACCGACCTTGGTGGATATGCCATCATGATCGGGGGAACCAGTGGTGCTCACCTTACCAGTTTCTCCCTGGTCGACATTGTCAGCCATGGAACTGCCTGTGGAATCATGAACCCCTACTATGCGGTGCTCTACTCCAAGGCAATCCAGAAGCAGCTGAAGGTTGTTGGTTCAATCTTCGCCGAGTTCGGATTTGGTTCTTCAGTGGACAACCTGGAAGGGGAAGAACTTGCCGTTGCCGTGGCTGAGGCCATGATTGCATTCAGCAAGTCCATCAAGGCTCCCAGCAAGCTTAACGACCTGAAGGGATTCAGTGAGGCTCATATCGAGCGTGCATTGAATGCTGCGAAGGACCCACAGCTTGCAATGAAACTGCAGAACATGCCAGTTCCAATGAGTTCAAGTGATGTCGACACCTACATGGAGCCATTGCTTCGTGCAGCAGCCAGTGGTGACCTCTCCCTGATCAAGGCGATGTAA
- a CDS encoding sugar phosphate isomerase/epimerase family protein, with protein MKLSVAIAGKEAMPNAFVVFRGVKESIIKAHELGYDGVELALKRPDEVSKDELNQWLRENSLEVSAISSGQVFAARNLYFTDENQENRAELYKSFCGFIDLASDFGGLVNIGRTRGPIDGRDPAFAEELFLDMAYKVADHAEKRGVELILEPVNRYEIDFINNLDECSTLLKKIDRKNFVMMPDVFHMNIEDDHIGDSFIRNKEYVRYVHFADTNRHAPGDGHMDWDEIFSSLTSIGYDGWTTAEILPYPDPETAAKRTVSFLRGKYGKYYS; from the coding sequence ATGAAATTATCTGTAGCTATTGCCGGTAAAGAGGCAATGCCCAATGCATTTGTAGTGTTTCGTGGGGTAAAAGAGTCGATCATCAAGGCCCATGAACTTGGCTATGATGGTGTTGAACTCGCCCTCAAGCGTCCTGATGAAGTGTCAAAGGACGAATTGAACCAGTGGTTGCGAGAGAACAGTCTGGAGGTTAGTGCAATTTCCAGTGGACAGGTCTTTGCGGCAAGGAATCTCTACTTCACCGATGAGAACCAGGAAAACCGAGCAGAACTGTACAAGAGTTTCTGCGGCTTCATCGACCTTGCCTCTGATTTTGGTGGGTTGGTCAATATTGGAAGGACCCGTGGTCCTATCGATGGCCGTGACCCTGCCTTTGCTGAGGAACTCTTCCTCGATATGGCTTACAAGGTTGCTGACCATGCAGAAAAGCGTGGCGTTGAGTTGATTCTTGAGCCGGTGAACCGTTATGAGATCGACTTCATCAACAACCTCGATGAGTGTTCAACCCTGCTCAAGAAGATTGACCGGAAGAACTTTGTCATGATGCCTGATGTATTCCATATGAATATCGAAGATGACCACATTGGGGACAGCTTCATCCGGAACAAGGAGTATGTACGGTATGTGCACTTTGCAGATACCAATCGGCATGCACCTGGGGATGGTCACATGGATTGGGACGAGATTTTCTCTTCCCTTACCTCCATCGGGTATGATGGATGGACAACAGCGGAGATCCTTCCGTACCCCGATCCTGAGACGGCGGCAAAACGAACCGTCAGTTTCCTGAGGGGAAAATACGGCAAGTATTACTCCTGA
- a CDS encoding zinc ABC transporter substrate-binding protein: MRKYLFSLTFMLLAVLSISAQGVPEEVAASSASHPASIVASTSWTAAFADLGGLDDVAFIAPANLTHPPEYEITVSDVVKINHADYFIFAGYERMMQSMGDSIKKEEGTMLQITTTNDIENVKKQAATIASITGTEEKSKGRLASYIATIEEGARQAEERGLTEAKVYCHAMQVYLAEDLGLQVAGTFGPGPVTAQQISEVSKGGYHIIIDNIHNPIAGPLMEVSPDTKLVVWRNFPESGGRGSLESMVQANIEALLQ, translated from the coding sequence ATGAGAAAATACCTTTTCTCCCTTACCTTCATGCTCTTGGCAGTGCTTAGCATCTCTGCCCAAGGTGTCCCGGAAGAAGTAGCTGCATCCAGCGCTTCCCACCCCGCTTCCATCGTGGCAAGCACAAGCTGGACTGCTGCTTTTGCAGACCTTGGAGGACTTGATGATGTTGCCTTCATCGCCCCTGCAAACCTCACCCATCCCCCTGAGTATGAGATTACCGTCAGTGATGTGGTGAAGATCAACCATGCAGACTATTTCATCTTCGCTGGCTATGAGAGGATGATGCAGAGCATGGGAGATTCCATCAAGAAAGAAGAAGGAACCATGCTTCAGATAACCACCACCAATGATATCGAGAATGTGAAAAAGCAAGCAGCAACAATAGCCAGTATTACGGGAACGGAAGAAAAGAGCAAGGGACGTCTTGCCAGCTATATCGCTACCATCGAGGAGGGAGCAAGACAGGCTGAAGAGAGAGGACTGACAGAGGCGAAGGTCTACTGTCATGCAATGCAAGTCTATCTTGCAGAAGATCTGGGACTCCAGGTTGCAGGTACATTCGGGCCTGGGCCGGTTACTGCCCAACAGATCAGCGAGGTCTCTAAAGGTGGTTATCATATTATCATCGACAATATCCACAACCCCATCGCAGGACCCTTGATGGAAGTATCCCCAGATACCAAGCTCGTTGTCTGGAGAAATTTCCCAGAAAGCGGGGGAAGAGGGAGTCTGGAGTCGATGGTACAGGCAAATATTGAAGCTCTACTCCAGTAA
- a CDS encoding iron chelate uptake ABC transporter family permease subunit: MSEFLYALTLPPVMKGLLAMAIAGLCFPASGVMVLRLDLVPMRYMLMHGVILGGAISLALSLPILPLSIALNIFLVLAMMRLAKDTRHGFGLASAAGMVFTMAAASIVMHLWDVPAKDTLQLLWGSPFALAWADIMVLIGIALILAIYLLANFRTVSAIFFDQEIAQSLGMPVKAHYTAMVLVIALVIAFAMKLLGALLIDALLILPVLVAGKRAESLKQLLLYSCLTGLFVSTFGFLAAIATDLPPSGTIALLSALLFIIPTTHKRGLPS; encoded by the coding sequence ATGAGTGAATTTCTCTATGCTCTCACCCTACCTCCGGTAATGAAAGGATTGCTTGCCATGGCTATTGCCGGGCTCTGTTTTCCCGCCAGCGGGGTCATGGTTCTTCGCCTTGACCTGGTACCCATGCGGTATATGCTGATGCACGGGGTTATTCTTGGAGGAGCCATCTCCCTGGCGCTCTCCCTGCCGATACTACCGCTCAGCATTGCCCTGAATATTTTCTTGGTTCTGGCTATGATGCGACTGGCTAAGGATACCCGTCATGGGTTCGGACTTGCCAGTGCTGCTGGTATGGTCTTTACCATGGCAGCAGCTTCCATAGTGATGCATTTGTGGGACGTTCCTGCAAAAGATACATTACAACTGCTCTGGGGAAGTCCGTTTGCGCTTGCTTGGGCAGATATCATGGTACTGATCGGCATCGCCCTCATTTTGGCCATCTACCTGCTTGCAAACTTCAGGACGGTAAGTGCCATCTTCTTCGACCAGGAAATTGCCCAGTCCCTGGGAATGCCGGTAAAGGCACACTACACTGCCATGGTACTGGTCATTGCCTTGGTGATTGCATTTGCCATGAAACTACTTGGTGCCTTGCTCATTGATGCACTGCTCATCCTTCCCGTCCTCGTTGCAGGAAAGCGTGCTGAGAGCCTCAAACAACTGCTGCTCTACTCCTGCCTTACAGGACTATTCGTCTCTACCTTTGGATTTCTGGCTGCCATTGCAACTGACTTACCACCGAGTGGAACAATTGCATTGCTCTCGGCTTTGCTTTTTATCATACCTACAACACATAAGAGAGGATTACCATCATGA